From a single Dysidea avara chromosome 14, odDysAvar1.4, whole genome shotgun sequence genomic region:
- the LOC136243955 gene encoding uncharacterized protein, which yields MVQLKANGRGNVLYNLAKGIGTLREDGQESRFPIKRMPMGLIEYSADFFAADNLQSISCPLDYRLWQQTMYSNFGQKWSILHHGPMCRVNSSPQASDIQSDDTRRQCTMNALVNIPAVSERSLRRDFGSSAITITAEIQVAVLDDAAISHPNSWWWLKADGCDINKGLKESVQQKWSGDVDLNDGHLQKQYEAYQKRLDSAKKLGLEDRNKIKDQLQMLLNDLTKDIEFLNSELTNVNNEYSEKLQSRQHKEKEMIKLTWKVKELSDLNENGREIFSQVNLIISKLPTEECDRSVNIPRDLHEIRQKVCTFIKGVVRHQRIAATHLLVFMISNEERHKKPYALPVQCLPYKGLSDAKVRELANEIIHEMVRRGMKVAGFTTDGEWNSLRSKGNTRPLTILQVRSEARAKYSHIKLARLAGMLTPVCDSDGNVTGKVPNLAVSNILLMEILSWKKEGATDQDVFIRLRERTVPPAYRDTVHNWIDGKDETPVEQLRSILAQLEYTYQINAWQAKGVPFKDYVYVPEIHPKAGMEFCEREDDGHILKRIGQSLRQGGPRNLQLERFEEVLHDSKAGLTYTALSGNSHIK from the exons ATGGTTCAGCTTAAGGCTAATGGCAGGGGAAATGTCTTATACAATTTGGCAAAGGGAATAGGAACCCTCAGGGAAGATGGCCAAGAGTCAAGATTTCCTATAAAGCGGATGCCCATGGGACTTATAGAATACAGCGCAGATTTCTTTGCTGCTGATAATTTGCAGTCG ATTTCATGCCCATTGGATTATCGACTATGGCAACAGACCATGTATAGTAACTTTGGGCAGAAATGGTCTATACTTCACCATGGACCAATGTGTCGTGTCAATTCATCACCACAAGCCAGTGACATTCAATCCGATGATACTAGAAGACAATGTACTATGAAT GCTTTAGTGAACATTCCAGCCGTATCTGAAAGATCACTGAGACGTGACTTTGGCTCAAGTGCAATAACTATAACTGCAGAGATACAG GTGGCTGTTTTGGATGATGCAGCAATATCACACCCTAACTCTTGGTGGTGGTTAAAGGCCGACGGATGTGACATCAACAAAGGATTAAAGGAGTCGGTGCAACAGAAATGGAGTGGAGATGTTGATTTAAATGATGGGCACTTGCAGAAGCAGTATGAAGCATACCAGAAACGACTGGACAGTGCTAAGAAACTTGGTCTAGAGGACAGGAATAAAAtcaaagatcagctacaaatgcTACTGAATGATTTAACCAAAGATATTGAGTTTCTTAATTCAG AATTGACTAATGTGAACAATGAGTACTCAGAGAAACTGCAGTCACGACAGcacaaagaaaaagaaatgATCAAACTGACTTGGAAAGTAAAAGAGCTAAGTGATCTGAATGAAAATGGAAGAGAAATTTTCTCACAAGTGAATCTTATAATCAGTAAACTGCCAACTGAAGAGTGCGACCGCAGTGTTAACATTCCAAGAGACCTCCACGAGATTCGACAAAAAGTTTGTACATTTATCAAAGGTGTTGTCCGCCACCAACGCATTGCTGCAACACATCTGTTGGTCTTCATGATCAGCAATGAAGAAAGGCACAAAAAACCTTATGCTCTACCTGTACAATGTTTACCCTACAAAGGTTTATCAGATGCTAAGGTGCGGGAGTTAGCAAATGAGATAATACATGAAATGGTTAGAAGAGGAATGAAAGTGGCAG GCTTTACAACCGATGGAGAATGGAATTCTCTACGAAGCAAAGGAAATACAAGACCTTTGACAATTCTGCAAGTTCGTAGCGAAGCAAGAGCAAAGTATTCCCACATAAAGTTAGCCAGATTAGCTGGAATGTTAACCCCAGTTT GCGATTCTGATGGAAATGTTACTGGTAAAGTACCCAACCTAGCTGTAAGCAATATATTACTGATGGAGATACTGTCCTGGAAGAAAGAAGGTGCTACTGATCAAGACGTTTTCATAAGATTGAGGGAGAGAACCGTACCACCTGCATACAGGGATACTGTTCACAACTGGATTGATG GTAAAGATGAGACCCCAGTAGAGCAGCTACGGTCTATACTGGCACAGCTTGAATATACCTATCAAATCAATGCTTGGCAAGCTAAGGGTGTCCCATTTAAGGATTATGTTTATGTACCAGAGATACACCCTAAAGCTGGTATGGAATTTTGTGAACGAGAAGATGATGGACATATTTTGAAG CGTATTGGTCAGAGCTTACGGCAGGGTGGACCACGAAATTTGCAGCTAGAGAGGTTCGAAGAAGTGCTACATGACAGTAAGGCAGGATTGACATATACTGCTCTATCAGGTAATTCACATATTAAATGA